From the genome of Pseudomonas sp. AB6, one region includes:
- a CDS encoding diiron oxygenase: MNAENYVSFADTWEARATIRTRPRRVVENDEKLIYPLSRQPLVLSETFSRECPHLRDFALVQSLYKFINDVVIFETEIVDKTARCIAKNSFPIRFPFACRYDAMTVVVDEDYHALVAMDFMQQTIALTGIKPIDLPGEIELSRAIPSALALAPEHLRGAVELICVAIAENTVTNDVAAFAKDDSVKQSIKGLMADHLLDEGRHSGFWSRLVSIYWNATPELDRECIAQIMPVFIRQYLINDIQKGFDYDLIDHLPIADMIKQQLINETQAVTFPINRHHPMVGNIVRFFKSSSMLDAPCVRRALKDYLPSHSVNQGSPL; this comes from the coding sequence ATGAACGCCGAAAACTATGTGTCATTCGCCGATACTTGGGAGGCGCGCGCAACGATTCGCACACGCCCCCGCCGAGTGGTCGAAAACGACGAAAAACTGATTTATCCGTTGAGCCGCCAGCCCTTAGTACTCAGTGAAACGTTTAGCCGCGAATGTCCTCACCTGCGTGATTTTGCGTTGGTGCAGAGCCTCTATAAATTTATTAACGATGTTGTGATTTTCGAGACGGAAATCGTCGATAAAACAGCCCGTTGTATCGCCAAAAATAGCTTTCCGATTCGATTCCCCTTTGCATGCCGTTACGACGCAATGACGGTTGTAGTGGATGAGGATTACCACGCGTTGGTCGCGATGGATTTCATGCAACAAACCATTGCCCTGACCGGTATTAAGCCGATCGATTTGCCAGGTGAAATTGAATTGAGCAGAGCCATTCCGAGTGCACTGGCTTTAGCCCCCGAACACCTGCGCGGTGCCGTAGAACTGATTTGCGTGGCCATCGCCGAGAATACGGTGACCAACGATGTGGCCGCCTTTGCCAAAGACGACTCAGTGAAGCAATCGATCAAGGGGCTGATGGCTGACCATTTGCTCGACGAAGGTAGACATTCCGGTTTTTGGTCGCGACTGGTGAGCATTTATTGGAACGCTACACCAGAATTGGATCGCGAATGCATCGCACAGATCATGCCGGTCTTTATCCGGCAATACCTGATCAACGACATCCAGAAAGGCTTCGATTACGACTTGATTGATCATCTGCCCATTGCCGACATGATCAAGCAACAACTCATAAACGAAACCCAGGCAGTGACCTTTCCGATTAATCGCCATCACCCGATGGTGGGCAACATTGTGCGCTTCTTCAAAAGCAGCTCGATGCTGGATGCGCCCTGCGTCCGGCGAGCGCTAAAGGATTATCTGCCAAGCCACTCGGTTAACCAAGGGAGCCCGCTATGA
- a CDS encoding GntR family transcriptional regulator: MQKPDNETYLSSILGHEQPPSHLARTVIEEKLRNAILDGRIPSGMALRQQELATLFGVSRMPVREALRQLEAQSLLRVEPHKGAVVAPLVGDDATQAYGLRRLLESEALRLSIPLLDKHDIAVASGFIEMLEVEIDYSQMGRLNRLFHMALYAKAPNTKLLRLIDEGLKEEERFLRFNLSAMGLGKLAQDDHWALLNAVSEKATDKAVNLLERHLNRGVDAINRYLKDNLPVSARTVGERKGNRI, encoded by the coding sequence ATGCAAAAACCTGACAACGAGACCTATTTGAGTTCCATCCTGGGACATGAGCAACCGCCGTCTCACCTAGCCAGAACCGTCATTGAGGAAAAGCTGCGCAACGCCATTCTGGATGGCCGCATTCCCAGCGGCATGGCTCTACGCCAGCAAGAATTGGCTACGTTATTTGGCGTTAGCCGCATGCCGGTTCGAGAAGCGTTACGTCAGTTGGAAGCGCAATCACTATTGCGCGTTGAACCACATAAAGGTGCCGTCGTCGCTCCACTGGTGGGCGACGACGCGACGCAGGCGTATGGACTGCGACGATTGCTGGAGTCCGAAGCACTGCGGCTATCGATCCCGTTGCTGGACAAGCACGATATCGCCGTTGCAAGTGGTTTTATCGAGATGCTTGAAGTCGAAATCGACTACAGCCAGATGGGCCGATTAAACCGTCTTTTCCATATGGCACTTTATGCCAAAGCGCCTAATACGAAACTGTTACGCCTGATTGATGAAGGCCTCAAAGAAGAGGAGCGGTTTCTGCGATTCAATCTTTCGGCCATGGGCCTAGGAAAACTGGCGCAAGACGACCATTGGGCGCTGTTGAATGCCGTTTCTGAAAAGGCGACCGATAAAGCTGTGAATCTGTTGGAGCGCCACCTAAATCGTGGCGTGGACGCGATTAATCGATACCTAAAGGACAATCTTCCGGTGTCTGCGAGAACTGTCGGCGAGCGCAAAGGAAACCGTATCTGA
- a CDS encoding aldo/keto reductase produces MTYRILGQSGLRVSTLTLGSMMFGEQTGTEESLRIIDKAWDQGVNFIDTADVYNNGRSEEIVGEAIASRRSDWILATKVGSPHPGITPNNSGLSRKHIFNCIDASLSRLGTDYVDIYYLHREDHTTPLEVTVSAIGDLLRQGKIRYWGVSNFRGWRIAEIVNIAQRLGVDKPVITQPLYNITNRQAELEQITAATFHGLGVVPYSPLARGVLSGKYAPNVTPDSNSRAGRQDKRILETEWRVESLRIAQKIQAYTQEKGVGIVEFAIAWVLNNPAVTSAIVGPRTEEQWDGYIKAHSVKITTEDEAFIDSLVTPGHASTPGYNDVAHFVSGRVVR; encoded by the coding sequence ATGACTTATCGAATTCTCGGCCAGTCCGGCCTACGCGTGTCCACGTTGACCCTAGGCTCGATGATGTTTGGTGAGCAAACCGGCACCGAAGAGTCCCTGCGCATTATCGACAAAGCCTGGGATCAAGGTGTCAATTTCATTGATACAGCGGACGTTTATAACAATGGGCGTTCTGAGGAGATCGTCGGTGAGGCCATTGCGTCACGCCGCAGCGACTGGATCTTGGCAACCAAGGTCGGATCCCCTCACCCCGGCATCACGCCGAACAACAGCGGCTTGAGTCGCAAGCATATATTCAACTGCATCGACGCTAGTTTGAGCCGGTTGGGCACCGATTATGTGGACATCTATTACCTGCACCGCGAGGACCACACTACGCCGCTGGAGGTCACCGTTTCGGCCATCGGCGACTTGCTGCGTCAAGGCAAGATCCGCTATTGGGGCGTGTCCAATTTCCGAGGCTGGCGTATTGCTGAAATCGTTAATATCGCCCAGCGATTGGGCGTGGATAAACCGGTGATCACCCAGCCGCTCTACAACATAACCAATCGCCAGGCCGAGCTTGAACAAATTACGGCAGCCACCTTCCACGGTCTTGGTGTCGTACCGTACAGCCCCTTAGCCCGTGGAGTTCTGAGTGGCAAATATGCACCGAATGTCACGCCTGACAGCAACAGCAGAGCGGGACGTCAGGACAAGCGCATTCTTGAAACCGAGTGGCGGGTTGAGTCGCTGCGTATCGCGCAGAAAATTCAGGCGTACACCCAAGAGAAAGGCGTCGGCATCGTCGAGTTCGCTATAGCCTGGGTGCTGAATAATCCGGCGGTTACGTCTGCCATCGTTGGGCCGCGCACCGAGGAACAGTGGGACGGGTACATCAAAGCCCATAGCGTCAAAATCACCACGGAAGACGAAGCATTCATTGATTCGCTGGTGACACCAGGGCACGCATCAACACCGGGCTACAACGACGTTGCGCATTTTGTGTCGGGTCGAGTTGTGCGTTGA
- a CDS encoding HAD-IA family hydrolase — MTQQFQKFGSIKAVIFDMDGLLLDTEGIYTEVTDMIANRYGRSFDWTLKQNTIGRGARDFASYVIGALDLPLSIDEFLTVREPLLDERFPHAAAMAGAEALVRHLAAHNIPIAVGTSSSIHYFNAKTTLHRQWFELFETVVTADDPEVGAAKPAPDIFLVAARRLGVDPMDCLVFEDSPFGVTAAKAAGMFAVAVPDSHMPIEQYRHADLCLQSLEEFPLAAWGLPEF, encoded by the coding sequence ATGACTCAGCAGTTCCAGAAATTTGGCTCCATCAAGGCTGTTATTTTCGATATGGATGGTCTGCTGTTGGATACCGAGGGAATTTACACCGAAGTCACTGACATGATTGCAAACCGCTACGGTCGCTCGTTTGACTGGACACTTAAGCAGAACACCATTGGCCGTGGCGCGCGGGATTTTGCCAGCTACGTAATTGGCGCCCTGGACTTACCGCTGTCCATCGATGAGTTCCTGACCGTTCGCGAACCGCTGCTGGACGAACGTTTTCCGCACGCCGCCGCTATGGCAGGTGCCGAGGCGCTGGTCCGTCACTTGGCGGCGCACAACATCCCTATCGCGGTAGGCACCAGCTCATCGATTCATTATTTCAACGCTAAAACCACCTTGCACCGCCAATGGTTCGAGCTGTTCGAAACGGTTGTGACTGCTGACGACCCGGAAGTCGGTGCCGCTAAACCTGCGCCTGATATTTTCTTGGTCGCGGCCCGCCGCCTGGGCGTGGACCCAATGGATTGCTTGGTGTTCGAAGACTCTCCGTTTGGCGTAACGGCGGCCAAAGCTGCGGGGATGTTTGCGGTCGCGGTGCCTGACTCACATATGCCTATCGAGCAATACCGTCATGCCGATTTGTGCCTGCAGTCGCTTGAGGAGTTTCCGCTAGCAGCGTGGGGTTTGCCTGAGTTTTAA
- a CDS encoding DUF3050 domain-containing protein, which translates to MTGQKYILDCKKSELGTHPIFSEIDSIAVLRRFMETHVFAVWDFMSLTKRLQQELTCMQLPWLPPKDPKAARLINEIVLGEESDNTLTQGHCSHFELYLDAMREVGANTHPIERFVELQKKGVGYEAALRSVNAGQAACGFVKQTLNTALRAPVHHVAAAFLHGRESVIPLMFKRILDDWNITAEQAPTLRYYLKRHIEVDAEDHGPAAEALLASLIDGDEQRQREVYESAIAAVESRIVFWDRLRVSMRTEQMEANA; encoded by the coding sequence ATGACTGGACAAAAATATATTCTCGATTGTAAAAAATCGGAACTTGGCACTCACCCTATTTTTTCGGAAATAGACTCGATCGCTGTACTAAGACGTTTCATGGAAACGCATGTATTTGCAGTGTGGGACTTCATGTCTTTGACCAAGCGGCTGCAGCAAGAGCTGACGTGTATGCAGCTGCCGTGGTTACCTCCGAAAGACCCGAAGGCTGCGCGACTGATCAATGAGATCGTGCTGGGTGAGGAGTCGGACAACACGCTGACCCAAGGTCACTGTAGCCATTTCGAATTGTACCTGGACGCTATGCGGGAGGTCGGCGCCAATACTCACCCGATTGAGCGTTTTGTTGAGCTGCAAAAGAAGGGCGTCGGCTATGAAGCTGCGCTGCGTAGTGTCAATGCAGGGCAAGCCGCATGCGGCTTCGTCAAACAGACCCTCAACACTGCGTTACGTGCCCCTGTCCACCATGTCGCCGCCGCTTTCTTACATGGCCGGGAGAGCGTCATTCCGCTGATGTTCAAGCGCATCCTCGACGACTGGAACATCACCGCCGAGCAAGCACCCACCTTGCGCTATTACCTGAAACGCCACATCGAAGTCGACGCCGAAGACCACGGCCCGGCAGCCGAAGCACTGTTAGCAAGCCTGATTGACGGCGACGAGCAACGTCAGCGCGAGGTTTACGAATCGGCCATTGCAGCCGTAGAGAGCCGGATCGTGTTTTGGGACAGGCTGCGCGTCAGCATGCGCACCGAACAAATGGAGGCCAACGCATGA
- a CDS encoding tryptophan synthase subunit beta: MLYVQRDAQGVLVRVEAAPFAESTDMLPPDDHVIQAWYANKVVDSRLSQLKQSDMEMIRVLDDLIQVLTRKGVIRVTDLPPAAQAKVMDRTQAREALGGLSHLINDDETGLI; this comes from the coding sequence ATGCTCTACGTTCAACGCGATGCTCAGGGTGTACTTGTTCGTGTAGAGGCTGCGCCGTTTGCCGAATCGACTGATATGTTGCCGCCCGACGACCATGTAATCCAAGCTTGGTACGCTAACAAAGTGGTAGATAGTCGCTTGAGTCAACTTAAGCAAAGCGACATGGAGATGATTCGGGTACTTGATGACTTAATTCAGGTTTTGACCCGCAAGGGGGTAATTCGTGTCACCGATTTACCGCCAGCTGCACAAGCCAAGGTGATGGATCGGACCCAGGCCCGCGAAGCCCTCGGCGGCTTGAGTCATTTAATAAACGATGATGAGACAGGTTTGATCTGA
- the lapG gene encoding cysteine protease LapG: MTFFALLLVGAVWASGLEVDWNFRAISRNAETLYGPLGEGRYRIDAWQRLLSTEKQASEKEKLEVVNQFFNHQIRYVEDIDNWHQVDYWATPIESLWKGAGDCEDYAIAKYFSLRRLGVSNDKLLITYVKALRLNRAHMVLTYYSSPNAEPLVLDSLINEIKPASQRIDLLPVYAFNAEGLWLPGVKGNKRVGDTKRLSRWQDVLRKMHAEGFPAEPDL, translated from the coding sequence TTGACCTTCTTCGCGCTGCTTCTGGTCGGTGCAGTCTGGGCGAGCGGCCTGGAAGTCGATTGGAATTTTCGCGCTATCAGTCGTAATGCTGAAACGTTATATGGTCCTTTAGGTGAAGGTCGTTATCGAATAGACGCTTGGCAGCGGCTATTGTCGACAGAGAAACAAGCCAGTGAAAAAGAAAAACTCGAAGTAGTTAATCAATTTTTTAACCATCAGATCCGTTACGTAGAAGACATTGATAATTGGCACCAGGTCGATTACTGGGCTACCCCTATTGAGTCGCTTTGGAAGGGCGCCGGTGATTGTGAGGACTATGCGATCGCCAAGTATTTCAGCCTTCGGCGCTTAGGAGTGTCAAACGACAAATTGCTGATTACCTATGTTAAAGCCCTGCGCTTGAACCGTGCACATATGGTGTTGACATACTACTCAAGCCCTAATGCCGAACCGCTAGTACTCGACAGTCTCATCAATGAAATCAAACCAGCCAGCCAACGAATTGACCTACTGCCGGTCTATGCCTTCAACGCCGAAGGTCTTTGGTTGCCAGGCGTCAAGGGTAATAAAAGGGTGGGTGATACGAAACGATTATCACGCTGGCAAGATGTGTTGAGAAAGATGCACGCCGAAGGTTTTCCGGCCGAGCCTGATCTCTAG
- the lapD gene encoding cyclic di-GMP receptor LapD — translation MSLFKQLMLAICLFLVVAFSGSFMVSVESSRAQYVNQLRSHAQDAATSLALSLTPNIDDPAMIQLMVTSIFDSGYYSSIRVIDLATEKVIVERSGVADSASVPTWFVKLIGLEAAGGDAIVSRGWQQAARVEVVSHPMFALAKLWDSALGSLGWLLACGLVSAVLGALLLRRQLKPLDYMVAQSHAIARREFLSLQELPRTPELRRVVQAMNQMVEKLKALFQENTDRSEKLRIESYQDSLTGLANRRYFEMQLNAQLSNQEDARSGYLLLLRIQDLAGLNQRMGGKSTDQLLQAVSEQLIRQCSHYPETTNRITRIRGGEFAVLAPGMMRAEALQLAQDLEGSLLSLQATGASDVSPVAHIGLAPYSPGDSPQTLLGLGDQALSQAEIEGERSWSCIEHSAVVSLGDDQHAWNSLLDQALTQRRFQLFFQPVVSSGNPEQVLQYKVLSRLLDDQGQTISAGRFLPWLERFGWSMRLDQLMLELVLQQMPQHEQALALNLSAATLADPVALNKVFETLKQHSRLGDRLTLEVGEEQLPSQEVLEQLSRRLRELGFSLAVQHFGGRFSMIGNLAQLGLAYLKIDGSYIRAIDEESHKRLFIEAVQRAAHSIDLPLIAERVETEGEFRVIREMGIQGVQGQLFGRPAPWS, via the coding sequence ATGTCTCTGTTTAAACAGTTAATGCTAGCAATCTGCCTTTTTCTGGTCGTCGCCTTTAGCGGCAGTTTCATGGTCAGCGTTGAAAGTTCGCGGGCGCAATATGTAAATCAATTGCGCTCCCATGCGCAGGATGCTGCGACTTCTCTGGCGCTATCGCTGACGCCTAATATAGACGACCCAGCAATGATTCAGTTAATGGTCACTTCTATCTTCGATAGTGGCTATTATTCGAGTATTCGTGTCATAGACCTCGCCACCGAAAAGGTCATCGTTGAGCGCTCCGGCGTAGCCGACAGCGCCTCCGTACCGACTTGGTTCGTCAAGCTAATAGGTCTTGAAGCAGCAGGCGGTGATGCCATTGTCAGCCGTGGCTGGCAGCAAGCGGCTCGCGTCGAGGTTGTTAGCCATCCGATGTTTGCATTGGCCAAACTTTGGGACAGTGCGCTGGGTAGCCTTGGTTGGTTACTGGCCTGCGGTCTGGTCAGTGCGGTGTTGGGCGCTTTATTATTACGCCGACAGCTTAAACCCCTCGATTACATGGTTGCGCAATCTCACGCCATCGCTCGACGTGAATTCCTGAGCCTGCAGGAACTGCCGCGCACCCCCGAGCTGCGTAGAGTGGTCCAAGCCATGAACCAAATGGTTGAGAAACTTAAAGCGCTGTTCCAAGAAAACACTGATCGCAGCGAAAAACTACGTATTGAGTCTTATCAGGACAGTCTTACAGGCCTAGCCAATCGTCGCTATTTCGAAATGCAGCTCAACGCTCAACTCAGCAATCAGGAGGACGCCCGCTCGGGTTATCTATTGTTGTTACGTATCCAGGACCTGGCCGGCTTGAACCAGCGAATGGGCGGCAAGAGCACGGACCAGCTGCTTCAGGCGGTCAGTGAGCAACTTATTCGGCAATGCTCACATTACCCGGAAACCACGAACCGGATTACCCGAATTAGAGGGGGTGAGTTTGCCGTCTTGGCCCCCGGCATGATGAGGGCCGAAGCCCTGCAATTGGCGCAAGATCTGGAAGGCTCGCTGCTAAGTCTCCAGGCCACCGGAGCATCGGACGTTAGTCCCGTGGCTCATATTGGTCTGGCGCCCTACAGCCCTGGCGACTCGCCGCAAACACTGCTGGGACTAGGGGATCAAGCGTTATCTCAAGCCGAAATCGAGGGTGAGCGCAGTTGGAGTTGTATCGAACACAGTGCAGTCGTCAGTTTGGGCGACGATCAGCATGCCTGGAACTCGTTGCTAGATCAGGCGCTGACTCAGCGGCGTTTTCAGCTGTTTTTCCAGCCTGTCGTAAGCAGCGGCAATCCGGAACAGGTGCTGCAGTACAAAGTGCTGTCCCGTCTGCTGGATGACCAGGGGCAGACGATTTCCGCTGGGCGGTTCCTGCCGTGGCTGGAGCGCTTCGGCTGGTCGATGCGCCTGGACCAGCTGATGTTAGAGCTAGTTCTGCAGCAGATGCCTCAGCATGAGCAGGCGCTGGCCTTAAACCTCTCAGCAGCGACGTTGGCTGATCCTGTGGCGCTGAATAAAGTATTCGAAACATTGAAACAGCATTCGCGATTAGGAGACAGATTGACGCTTGAGGTGGGTGAGGAGCAATTGCCCTCGCAAGAAGTGCTTGAGCAACTTTCCCGTCGCCTGCGCGAGTTGGGATTCTCACTGGCGGTGCAGCACTTCGGCGGTCGTTTTAGCATGATTGGCAACTTGGCCCAGTTGGGACTTGCTTACCTGAAAATAGACGGCAGCTATATTCGTGCCATTGACGAAGAAAGTCACAAGCGTCTGTTTATCGAAGCCGTTCAGCGTGCCGCGCACAGTATTGATTTGCCACTAATCGCCGAGCGTGTTGAAACTGAGGGGGAATTCAGGGTCATTCGCGAGATGGGTATACAAGGCGTACAAGGTCAGCTATTTGGACGGCCGGCGCCATGGAGTTAA
- a CDS encoding YdgA family protein, giving the protein MKKSVKIAMGVVIAVGALSSAGAWYTGTQLEGVLHTAIAEANRQIKSSLNGFDGSVTLELVSLDRHVFNSTAHYRVNIKSAKLGKGNENIELLFVDNVEHGPLPWSRVKSLNLMPIMAASNYEIEKNSVTEKWFALTNGAAPLKGHTAIGYNYSTEGTLELLPLDIDSKSGTFKFSGINLWLQASANAEKVKVTGLLDSLIANMPAEQGQVSFNIHNLSFNTGGTKGASGFYLGHSDFKIAQSGIQIGDKPPVELKNFVNTSLVQEEGGNLSAQVAYDIDMINYGGKDFGTAQMLWKFGNFDVASTQSLYTLYQKKIQPQQQAAAMAGVPLKLQLSDADQAQMNTELAKLLAAKPHIELEKISLKTANGESHLSVAMDLNNPGLLDQPVPDLVNKMLTKLDAKLLLSKPMIKDLATQVAALNGRTDLKVIEQQAQGASEAVGVMAVMSQLAKVEGENVVSNLHYADGMADFNGQKMTGIQLVNLIGSKFTAMSGAGQ; this is encoded by the coding sequence ATGAAAAAATCAGTGAAGATTGCAATGGGCGTTGTCATCGCGGTTGGTGCATTGAGTTCTGCCGGGGCTTGGTACACCGGTACTCAGCTGGAAGGCGTTTTGCACACGGCAATCGCCGAGGCCAATCGCCAGATTAAATCCTCCCTTAACGGTTTTGATGGCAGCGTGACGCTGGAACTGGTCTCCCTGGATCGCCATGTGTTTAACAGCACAGCGCACTACCGGGTAAATATCAAAAGCGCAAAGCTGGGCAAAGGTAACGAAAATATTGAGCTGTTGTTCGTCGACAATGTCGAACACGGGCCGCTGCCATGGTCGCGGGTGAAGTCGTTAAACCTGATGCCGATCATGGCGGCCAGTAATTACGAGATCGAGAAAAACTCGGTTACCGAAAAATGGTTCGCCCTGACCAATGGGGCCGCACCGCTTAAAGGTCACACCGCTATAGGCTATAACTACTCCACTGAAGGCACGCTTGAGCTTCTGCCTTTGGATATTGATTCGAAGAGCGGCACGTTTAAATTCTCCGGGATCAATCTGTGGTTGCAGGCCAGTGCCAACGCCGAAAAAGTTAAAGTCACGGGCCTACTCGACAGCTTAATAGCCAATATGCCTGCGGAGCAGGGCCAGGTAAGTTTCAATATTCACAACTTATCCTTTAATACAGGCGGGACCAAAGGCGCTTCAGGTTTCTACCTGGGACACAGCGACTTTAAAATTGCCCAGTCAGGCATCCAGATCGGTGATAAACCGCCGGTGGAACTCAAGAATTTTGTCAATACCAGCTTGGTGCAGGAAGAGGGCGGTAATCTTTCTGCGCAAGTGGCCTACGATATCGACATGATTAACTATGGCGGCAAGGACTTTGGTACAGCGCAAATGTTGTGGAAGTTCGGCAACTTTGACGTAGCATCGACTCAATCGCTTTACACGCTTTACCAGAAAAAAATTCAGCCGCAACAACAAGCCGCCGCCATGGCTGGCGTACCATTAAAGTTGCAACTGAGCGATGCTGACCAGGCGCAGATGAATACTGAATTGGCGAAACTGTTGGCCGCCAAGCCGCACATTGAGCTCGAAAAAATCTCACTTAAAACTGCCAATGGCGAAAGTCATTTAAGTGTTGCTATGGACTTGAATAATCCAGGTTTGCTTGACCAGCCGGTGCCTGATCTGGTCAATAAAATGCTCACCAAACTGGATGCCAAATTGCTGTTGTCCAAACCGATGATCAAGGATCTGGCCACCCAGGTAGCCGCCCTCAACGGTCGGACCGATCTGAAGGTCATCGAGCAACAGGCGCAGGGAGCAAGTGAGGCTGTGGGCGTTATGGCAGTCATGTCGCAGTTAGCCAAGGTCGAAGGTGAAAACGTAGTCTCCAATTTGCACTATGCCGATGGCATGGCGGACTTTAACGGCCAGAAAATGACGGGCATACAGTTGGTTAATTTGATCGGGAGCAAATTTACCGCAATGAGTGGCGCAGGGCAGTAA